A genomic region of Coriobacteriia bacterium contains the following coding sequences:
- a CDS encoding magnesium chelatase subunit D family protein, giving the protein MSLRHAQTFPFSAIVGQDTLKSALLLNAVDPRVGGVLIRGEKGTAKSTAVRALAALLPPIDVVDGCRYACDPGDPRSWCEDCRQRSRKEPLPRSAARPRFVDLPVSATEDRLVGTLDLEHALKHGERRFEPGLLAEANRGILYVDEVNLLDDHLVDTLLDAAAMGVNVVEREGIAFSHPARFILVGTMNPEEGDVRPQLLDRFGLCVDVTGLSEPLDRVAVVRRRGAYESDPEAFAREWEVDEDGIRGRIATARPVARASEPDDRVMLVVATICAEMGVDGHRADLTMTRAACALAALEGRDTATIEDVTRVAPLVLAHRLRRTPFEDQVFDERRLQAAVAKASTGPDGSDSGAPQPDPEGEGSGETALLTLHTSGRAASVAEEAICEQPRLVVGLDHTRRSQAGRRQQTAAGDHRGRYTRSEALRDGDTPDVAFDATLRAAAPHQASREGDMAIKVEREDVRNKVRKRRVGASIVFCVDASGSMGASARMDVTKAAVLDLLVDAYQRRDRVGVVSFRGDAAEVLLGPTSSVELAQVKLRSMPVGGATPLAHGILRSLELLAAERRRDQQVVPWLVVVTDGRANVALSDGLGSDDARNAAVRVKESRVNALVIDTDAGIASLGAAREIARVAGAEYMRLARFDGGVMATAVRERLEAV; this is encoded by the coding sequence GTGTCACTACGGCATGCGCAGACCTTCCCGTTCAGTGCGATCGTGGGTCAAGACACCCTGAAATCCGCCCTCCTCCTCAACGCCGTCGATCCGCGTGTCGGCGGCGTGCTCATCCGCGGCGAGAAGGGCACCGCCAAGTCGACGGCGGTCCGTGCGCTCGCAGCGCTGCTGCCTCCGATCGACGTCGTCGACGGTTGCCGCTACGCCTGCGATCCCGGCGATCCGCGCTCGTGGTGCGAAGACTGCCGGCAGCGCTCCCGCAAGGAACCGCTGCCCCGCTCGGCCGCGAGACCGCGCTTCGTCGACCTCCCTGTCTCCGCGACCGAGGACCGGCTGGTGGGCACGCTCGATCTCGAGCATGCGCTGAAGCATGGCGAGCGCCGCTTCGAGCCCGGGCTGCTGGCGGAGGCGAACCGCGGCATCCTCTACGTCGACGAGGTCAACCTCCTCGACGACCACCTCGTCGACACGCTCCTCGACGCGGCCGCGATGGGCGTCAACGTCGTCGAGCGAGAGGGGATCGCGTTCTCGCATCCGGCGCGCTTCATCCTCGTCGGGACGATGAATCCCGAGGAGGGCGACGTCAGGCCCCAGCTGCTCGACCGCTTCGGGCTCTGCGTCGACGTCACGGGACTCTCCGAGCCGCTCGACCGCGTGGCGGTCGTACGGCGCCGGGGAGCGTACGAGTCCGATCCCGAGGCGTTCGCACGCGAGTGGGAGGTGGACGAGGACGGTATCCGCGGACGGATCGCGACGGCCCGTCCCGTCGCGAGAGCGAGCGAGCCCGACGACCGCGTGATGCTCGTCGTGGCGACGATCTGCGCCGAGATGGGTGTGGACGGCCACCGCGCCGACCTGACGATGACCCGCGCCGCATGCGCGCTCGCAGCGCTGGAGGGACGTGACACCGCGACCATCGAGGATGTCACTCGGGTCGCTCCTCTCGTCCTCGCTCACCGCCTGCGGCGCACTCCCTTCGAGGATCAGGTCTTCGACGAGCGCCGCCTGCAGGCCGCGGTCGCGAAGGCGTCGACGGGCCCGGACGGATCCGACTCGGGAGCGCCGCAGCCCGACCCGGAGGGGGAGGGCAGCGGAGAGACCGCTCTCTTGACCCTGCACACCTCGGGACGCGCCGCGTCGGTCGCCGAGGAGGCGATCTGCGAGCAGCCTCGCCTGGTGGTGGGGCTCGACCACACGCGCCGGTCGCAGGCGGGCCGCAGGCAGCAGACGGCCGCGGGGGACCATCGCGGACGCTACACGCGTTCGGAGGCGCTACGCGACGGCGATACCCCCGACGTCGCGTTCGACGCGACGTTGCGTGCCGCTGCACCGCACCAGGCCTCTCGCGAAGGAGACATGGCGATCAAGGTCGAGCGCGAGGACGTGCGGAACAAGGTGAGGAAGCGCCGCGTCGGGGCGAGTATCGTCTTCTGCGTCGACGCGAGTGGCTCGATGGGCGCGTCGGCGCGGATGGACGTGACGAAGGCCGCCGTCCTCGACCTGCTCGTCGACGCGTACCAGCGCCGCGACCGCGTCGGGGTGGTCTCCTTCAGGGGCGACGCCGCCGAAGTGCTCCTCGGTCCGACGTCGAGCGTCGAGCTCGCTCAGGTGAAGCTGCGATCGATGCCCGTCGGGGGCGCGACTCCTCTCGCGCACGGAATCCTGCGCTCACTGGAGTTGCTCGCCGCGGAGCGGCGTCGCGACCAGCAGGTCGTGCCGTGGCTCGTGGTAGTGACCGACGGCCGCGCGAACGTCGCTCTCTCCGACGGGCTCGGCAGCGACGATGCGCGCAACGCGGCCGTCCGCGTGAAGGAATCGAGGGTCAACGCGCTCGTCATCGACACCGACGCGGGCATCGCGTCCCTCGGCGCGGCTCGGGAGATCGCGCGCGTCGCCGGCGCGGAGTACATGCGGCTCGCCCGGTTCGATGGCGGCGTCATGGCGACCGCGGTCCGGGAGCGCCTGGAGGCGGTCTGA
- a CDS encoding deoxyribonuclease IV → MTRRTPDGGGRMLLGAHIGIGAGYDAAVAYARDVGCECIQAFAKNPRAWHGATLDADAAASFAVARRREGIGPLFVHTSYLINLCSRDDVMWERSWHALADELVRGTVLEAQAVVTHLGTDPAKDAPAAAVRIADAVERAAASAAETLHRPPVRLLLENTAGAGTTFGSGPMDLGAVLSRVDAGLGTGVCIDSCHLHASGTDLSTAEGWHGTLDAFEESCGVGAIGLVHANDSLFPAGSSRDRHAWIGDGTIGLGGFRAMVCEPRLADVPAVVEMPGEAPVKDAENLRRLKSLRESCA, encoded by the coding sequence GTGACGCGGCGGACGCCGGACGGGGGAGGACGCATGCTTCTCGGGGCGCACATCGGCATCGGTGCAGGTTACGACGCCGCGGTGGCGTACGCCCGCGACGTCGGCTGCGAGTGCATCCAAGCGTTCGCGAAGAACCCGCGTGCCTGGCACGGCGCTACTCTCGACGCAGATGCGGCGGCATCGTTCGCCGTCGCGCGCAGGCGCGAAGGGATCGGTCCGCTCTTCGTGCACACCTCCTACCTCATCAACCTCTGCTCGCGCGACGATGTCATGTGGGAGCGATCCTGGCACGCGCTCGCCGACGAACTCGTGCGGGGGACCGTCCTTGAGGCGCAAGCCGTCGTGACGCACCTCGGGACCGACCCGGCGAAGGACGCTCCCGCCGCAGCCGTCCGCATAGCGGACGCGGTCGAGCGCGCCGCCGCCTCCGCCGCCGAGACGCTTCACCGGCCTCCGGTCCGCCTTCTTCTCGAGAACACCGCCGGGGCGGGCACGACGTTCGGCTCCGGCCCGATGGACTTGGGCGCGGTGCTCTCGCGTGTCGACGCGGGCCTGGGGACGGGCGTGTGCATCGATTCGTGCCATCTCCACGCCTCGGGCACGGACCTCTCGACGGCCGAGGGATGGCATGGCACGCTCGACGCGTTCGAGGAGTCCTGCGGTGTCGGGGCGATCGGTCTAGTCCACGCGAACGACTCCTTGTTCCCCGCCGGCTCGTCGCGGGACCGTCACGCGTGGATCGGGGACGGCACCATCGGTCTCGGGGGCTTCCGGGCGATGGTCTGCGAGCCGAGACTCGCCGACGTCCCGGCTGTCGTGGAGATGCCGGGTGAGGCGCCCGTCAAGGACGCGGAGAACCTCCGCAGACTGAAGTCGCTGCGGGAGTCGTGCGCGTGA
- a CDS encoding Ig-like domain-containing protein: MMNFAAWARIRWILLCVVVVALFLGLVPPAMATTFAARVTMEGYDFPDPNGGWSFLDTVTPHVSFAASQTLETSAVLDTPDGYLYTIDHSSQTIPGLPLPTQMPPVAHVPVEYMGPGNAAPLTNGIIDMRRWLAYQVVPYSVTGQSDPVEGVWYLHVRPLVHNDPVLGVTTHVRFGIDITPPPAPSAPSTTTTNYVDPPWQEYAGREFYWVNRAAMGRSYDAMSGDSLWNVYLNGLFVRTFRNWHPGLIHPYASVAIENLRPGRNAVDIRTVDYAGNGSASTLRLYANVDTDTPVIRSMTPASGVIGGRRAFSVDATDRAGVSAVRFEIDNAFVASDTSAPFSVPLGTRTLANGAHTFTAVAYDMIGARPGTVRPHVASSTVNFRVDNTAPRMSVISAGPSPFFPIRRDGYRIRFTLSKDANVIFEAYDSSGTRVRSVSTRYQAGTRTFVWNGARDSGGPAAGTYTWRLRAVDSFGNTSATTRRSVTIRS, translated from the coding sequence ATGATGAACTTCGCAGCGTGGGCTCGGATTCGATGGATCCTCCTGTGCGTGGTCGTCGTGGCGTTGTTTCTCGGCTTGGTGCCGCCAGCCATGGCGACGACGTTCGCCGCGAGGGTCACGATGGAAGGCTATGACTTCCCGGATCCCAACGGCGGTTGGTCGTTCCTCGACACCGTGACGCCACATGTCTCGTTCGCGGCATCGCAGACCCTGGAGACCTCTGCTGTCCTTGACACTCCGGATGGTTACCTCTACACGATCGACCATTCGTCTCAGACGATCCCGGGACTTCCGCTTCCCACGCAAATGCCGCCAGTCGCTCACGTTCCTGTGGAATATATGGGTCCGGGCAACGCCGCCCCGCTCACCAACGGCATCATCGATATGCGCAGATGGCTCGCCTACCAGGTCGTCCCCTATTCCGTGACGGGCCAGAGCGATCCAGTCGAAGGTGTCTGGTACCTGCACGTGCGACCTCTCGTGCACAACGACCCGGTACTGGGCGTGACCACCCATGTGAGGTTCGGGATCGATATCACCCCACCGCCCGCTCCTTCAGCCCCGTCGACGACCACCACCAACTACGTCGACCCGCCGTGGCAGGAATACGCCGGCCGGGAGTTCTACTGGGTGAACCGCGCCGCGATGGGACGGTCGTACGATGCGATGTCCGGCGACTCACTATGGAATGTCTACTTGAACGGCTTGTTCGTCAGAACCTTCCGGAACTGGCATCCCGGCCTGATCCACCCGTACGCGTCCGTGGCGATCGAGAACCTGCGTCCTGGTCGCAACGCGGTGGACATCCGGACGGTCGACTACGCGGGCAATGGATCGGCGTCCACCCTGCGCTTGTACGCCAACGTCGACACCGACACGCCCGTCATCCGCTCGATGACACCCGCGTCCGGCGTGATCGGCGGCCGTCGCGCGTTCTCTGTCGATGCCACCGATAGGGCTGGCGTCTCTGCTGTGCGCTTCGAGATCGACAACGCGTTCGTGGCTAGCGACACGTCCGCACCGTTCTCCGTCCCTTTGGGCACGAGGACTCTCGCGAACGGCGCGCACACCTTCACCGCCGTCGCATACGACATGATCGGTGCGCGCCCTGGCACGGTTCGCCCACACGTGGCGAGCTCGACCGTCAACTTCCGCGTGGACAACACCGCGCCTCGCATGAGCGTGATCTCTGCCGGACCATCGCCGTTCTTCCCGATCCGCCGAGACGGTTACCGCATCCGGTTCACTCTGAGCAAGGATGCGAACGTCATCTTCGAGGCCTACGACTCGAGCGGCACTCGGGTACGTTCGGTCAGCACCCGCTACCAGGCCGGCACACGCACGTTCGTGTGGAACGGCGCGCGCGACTCGGGCGGTCCCGCGGCGGGGACATACACGTGGCGCCTGCGGGCGGTCGACTCTTTCGGCAACACATCGGCGACCACGCGACGCAGCGTGACGATACGTTCGTGA
- a CDS encoding Ig-like domain-containing protein: MNERDYSVSPTQGVSIEDLQAGRNRIGVRCIDYAGNSGPWTYGYANVDTDTPVIRSMSPAGGVISGTHAFTVDAFDSAGISAVRFEIDGAFVASDTTAPFAVNVNTRTLSNGTHSFTARVYDMIGDRPGTARPHVASSTADFRVDNTPPRLSVLSAGPSPFFPIRRDGYLDDYRIRYTLSKDADVYFEAYNSSGTRVRTVSTRCQAGTRTFVWNGARDSGGPAVGTYTWRLRAVDALGNTAATPRRSVTIRSYILVHVGAGVRVEYH, translated from the coding sequence GTGAATGAACGCGATTATTCAGTTTCCCCAACTCAAGGCGTCTCGATCGAGGATCTCCAGGCTGGCAGGAATCGCATCGGCGTTCGTTGTATCGACTACGCCGGCAATTCGGGACCATGGACGTACGGGTACGCCAACGTCGACACGGATACCCCTGTCATCCGCTCGATGTCGCCGGCGGGCGGCGTGATCAGCGGGACCCACGCGTTCACGGTGGACGCGTTCGACTCGGCCGGTATCTCCGCGGTCCGGTTCGAGATCGACGGCGCGTTCGTGGCGAGCGACACTACCGCGCCGTTCGCGGTCAATGTGAACACCCGGACCCTCTCGAACGGCACGCACTCGTTCACCGCACGCGTCTACGACATGATCGGCGATCGTCCGGGCACGGCGCGCCCGCACGTGGCGAGCTCGACCGCCGACTTCCGCGTAGACAACACGCCCCCTCGCTTGAGCGTGCTCTCAGCCGGACCGTCGCCGTTCTTCCCGATACGGCGCGACGGCTACCTCGACGACTATCGCATCCGATACACGCTGAGTAAGGACGCCGACGTCTATTTCGAGGCTTACAACTCGAGCGGCACGCGCGTCCGTACGGTCAGCACCCGCTGTCAGGCGGGGACGCGCACGTTCGTCTGGAACGGCGCGCGCGATTCGGGCGGGCCGGCGGTAGGGACGTACACGTGGCGCCTGCGGGCGGTCGACGCGCTCGGCAACACCGCGGCGACCCCGCGACGCAGCGTGACGATACGCTCGTACATCCTGGTGCATGTCGGCGCGGGTGTGCGCGTCGAGTACCACTAG
- the dinB gene encoding DNA polymerase IV has translation MPRDPDTTWTARAVLHVDMDAFFAAVEQLDHPEWRGRPVIVGGSPTRRGVVATASYEARAFGVRSAMPAAVAERLCPDAVWTRGDFERYGEVSRAVRAILGSFTPWVEVASIDEAYLDVTPDTADPRDPVSVARDIRAAVDALGVSCSVGVATSKTVAKVASDADKPHGITVVRPGEEAAFLAPLPVRALPGIGSVTAERLERLGVRALGDLAALDDGTARSALGQHGPSIVARARGIDDRRVGGRDAAKSVSAERTFAADLREPRDVDSALVSLVSRVGTRLRAKGLCARTVTVKLRYADFTTRTLRRTLAEATDADAELLAAARALVADVWTPGVGLRLLGMGGSGFASAARQLELLEAPGVDPERHRALDAGLDAVRRRFGDGAVVRGAERLRRDR, from the coding sequence ATGCCGAGGGACCCGGATACCACCTGGACCGCGCGAGCGGTCCTCCACGTCGACATGGACGCGTTCTTCGCCGCCGTCGAGCAACTCGACCATCCCGAGTGGCGGGGGCGTCCCGTCATCGTCGGCGGCTCACCCACTCGGCGCGGGGTCGTCGCGACCGCGTCGTACGAGGCCCGCGCGTTCGGCGTGCGTTCGGCGATGCCGGCCGCGGTCGCCGAGCGTCTGTGTCCGGACGCGGTATGGACGCGCGGGGACTTCGAGCGCTACGGCGAGGTCTCGCGCGCCGTACGCGCCATCCTGGGATCGTTCACTCCCTGGGTGGAGGTCGCCTCCATCGACGAGGCCTACCTCGACGTCACGCCCGACACGGCCGATCCGCGGGATCCCGTCTCCGTCGCCAGAGATATACGGGCCGCGGTCGACGCCTTAGGTGTCTCGTGCTCCGTCGGGGTCGCGACGTCCAAGACCGTGGCCAAGGTGGCGTCGGACGCGGACAAGCCGCACGGCATCACCGTCGTGCGCCCCGGCGAGGAAGCGGCGTTCCTCGCTCCGCTGCCCGTGCGGGCGTTGCCGGGCATCGGGTCGGTCACCGCCGAGCGACTGGAGAGGCTGGGCGTCCGCGCCTTGGGTGACCTTGCCGCTCTCGACGACGGCACCGCACGCTCCGCGCTGGGGCAGCATGGTCCGTCGATCGTCGCGCGCGCCCGTGGGATCGACGACCGCAGGGTCGGTGGTCGCGATGCGGCGAAGTCTGTCTCCGCGGAGAGGACGTTCGCGGCCGACCTCCGAGAGCCCCGGGACGTCGACTCCGCGCTCGTGTCGCTGGTCTCGCGCGTCGGCACGCGTCTACGGGCGAAGGGGCTTTGCGCCCGCACGGTCACGGTGAAGCTGCGATACGCGGACTTCACGACACGTACCCTGCGACGCACGCTCGCCGAGGCGACCGACGCCGACGCCGAGTTGCTCGCAGCCGCCCGGGCACTCGTGGCGGACGTGTGGACGCCTGGGGTGGGACTGCGCCTGCTCGGGATGGGCGGCAGCGGGTTCGCTTCGGCCGCTCGTCAGCTCGAGTTGCTCGAGGCACCGGGAGTGGACCCCGAGCGGCACCGCGCACTCGACGCAGGGCTCGACGCGGTGAGGCGCCGCTTCGGCGACGGTGCGGTCGTGCGCGGCGCGGAGAGACTGCGTCGGGATCGCTAG